In a genomic window of Curtobacterium flaccumfaciens pv. betae:
- a CDS encoding GNAT family N-acetyltransferase produces MTDTRLALMPATRLPAWLRRTMAEYVESRMQAGETREQAEANEQQSRDRWFPGGSPADGHLVWDVIDQDDTVIGYLWIGPLTPGSTDWWVFNVEIDEAHRRRGHARRALELGHRAAAENGATSIGLNVFGYNTGAQELYAALGYQVTSAQMRKPLV; encoded by the coding sequence ATGACGGACACGCGGCTGGCACTGATGCCGGCCACGCGCCTCCCGGCCTGGCTCCGGCGCACGATGGCCGAGTACGTCGAGTCACGGATGCAGGCGGGCGAGACCCGCGAGCAGGCCGAGGCGAACGAACAGCAGTCGCGGGACCGTTGGTTCCCGGGCGGGTCTCCCGCCGACGGGCACCTCGTGTGGGACGTCATCGACCAGGACGACACCGTCATCGGGTACCTGTGGATCGGACCGCTCACGCCGGGCAGCACCGATTGGTGGGTGTTCAACGTCGAGATCGACGAGGCGCACCGGCGCCGCGGGCACGCGCGGCGGGCACTCGAACTCGGGCACCGCGCCGCCGCTGAGAACGGTGCGACGAGCATCGGGCTCAACGTGTTCGGCTACAACACCGGGGCGCAGGAGCTCTACGCGGCGCTCGGGTACCAGGTGACGTCGGCGCAGATGCGGAAGCCGCTGGTCTAG
- a CDS encoding GNAT family N-acetyltransferase: MVSIFNAPTRNLDIVTLHEILRLRQDVFVVEQEAAYGDIDGRDLEPGTVQFWAGNGSVDATLRLLREPDGTERIGRVATAKHARGQGLGAQLMEAAIAESRSPSIALGAQSHLEQWYGRFGFVRSGDEYLEDRIPHIPMTRKR; this comes from the coding sequence GTGGTCTCGATCTTCAACGCTCCGACCCGCAACCTGGACATCGTCACGCTGCACGAGATCCTGCGGCTCCGCCAGGACGTCTTCGTCGTCGAGCAGGAGGCCGCGTACGGCGACATCGACGGCCGTGACCTCGAGCCGGGCACCGTGCAGTTCTGGGCCGGCAACGGTTCGGTGGACGCGACGCTCCGCCTGCTCCGCGAGCCCGACGGCACCGAGCGCATCGGCCGGGTCGCCACCGCGAAGCACGCCCGCGGCCAGGGACTCGGCGCGCAGCTCATGGAGGCCGCGATCGCCGAGTCCCGCTCGCCGAGCATCGCCCTCGGTGCCCAGTCGCACCTGGAGCAGTGGTACGGCCGCTTCGGCTTCGTGCGCTCGGGGGACGAGTACCTGGAGGACCGCATCCCGCACATCCCGATGACCCGGAAGCGCTGA
- the ribH gene encoding 6,7-dimethyl-8-ribityllumazine synthase → MSGAGAADRDQVDGTGIRVAIIAGQWHDTIAAGLLAGAQREVERLGATADVIPVPGSFELPVVAKTALEAGFDAAVALGVIIRGGTPHFEYVSGAATSGLTQVAIDTGKPVGFGVLTLDDEQQGLDRAGLPDSKEDKGAEAAHAAISTAVTLRSLRVLV, encoded by the coding sequence ATGAGCGGAGCAGGCGCGGCGGACCGCGACCAGGTCGACGGCACCGGGATCCGGGTGGCCATCATCGCCGGACAGTGGCACGACACGATCGCGGCGGGCCTGCTGGCCGGGGCGCAGCGCGAGGTCGAGCGGCTCGGGGCGACGGCCGACGTCATCCCCGTCCCCGGCAGCTTCGAGCTGCCCGTGGTCGCGAAGACCGCGCTCGAGGCCGGTTTCGACGCGGCGGTCGCGCTCGGCGTGATCATCCGCGGTGGCACCCCGCACTTCGAGTACGTGTCGGGCGCGGCGACGAGCGGCCTGACGCAGGTCGCGATCGACACCGGCAAGCCCGTCGGGTTCGGTGTGCTCACGCTGGACGACGAGCAGCAGGGACTCGACCGCGCCGGACTGCCCGACTCCAAGGAGGACAAGGGCGCCGAGGCCGCACACGCGGCGATCAGCACCGCGGTGACGCTGCGGTCCCTGCGCGTCCTGGTCTGA
- a CDS encoding riboflavin synthase encodes MFTGIIEELGTVTAVEQQGDSVALTVHGPVVVQDARHGDSIATSGVCLTVVEQTPETFTAFVMKQTLDMSAHGALRVGDRLNLERAASVGDRLGGHIVQGHIDGTATVLETADGDGWRRVRFSLAPALSPLVVDKGSVALDGVSLTVSAVSPEDTAPDAAWFEVSLIPETLEATTLGLRVPGDRVNVETDVLARHVRRMLRLDAAAQSLETVGSEAR; translated from the coding sequence GTGTTCACCGGCATCATCGAGGAACTCGGCACCGTCACCGCCGTCGAGCAGCAGGGCGACTCCGTCGCGCTCACCGTGCACGGCCCCGTCGTCGTGCAGGACGCCCGGCACGGCGACTCGATCGCGACGAGTGGTGTCTGCCTGACCGTCGTCGAGCAGACCCCCGAGACCTTCACCGCCTTCGTCATGAAGCAGACCCTCGACATGAGCGCCCACGGCGCACTCCGGGTGGGGGACCGCCTGAACCTCGAGCGCGCCGCCTCGGTGGGCGACCGCCTGGGCGGGCACATCGTGCAGGGTCACATCGACGGCACCGCCACCGTGCTCGAGACGGCCGACGGTGACGGCTGGCGGCGCGTGCGGTTCTCGCTCGCGCCGGCGCTCAGCCCGCTCGTGGTCGACAAGGGTTCCGTCGCGCTCGACGGCGTCTCGCTCACGGTCAGCGCGGTCTCGCCCGAGGACACCGCGCCCGACGCGGCCTGGTTCGAGGTGAGCCTGATCCCCGAGACGCTCGAGGCGACGACGCTCGGGCTCCGCGTGCCGGGGGACCGGGTGAACGTCGAGACCGACGTCCTGGCCCGGCACGTCCGCCGCATGCTGCGGCTCGACGCCGCGGCGCAGTCGCTCGAGACCGTCGGATCGGAGGCCCGGTGA
- a CDS encoding phage holin family protein, whose translation MSSTDHDDTTAPGRPSFRDTVTAGLVQKALEPVLRAVRDEVASARREIGERASGAKTGLVLTGVAVGFAVTTLVALAGFAVALLALALQLWAATGITFVVFAIVTAVLFVVGLRGIRRGVPPVPKDTIQAAKQRVTHATDARTDGVARD comes from the coding sequence ATGAGCAGCACCGACCACGACGACACCACCGCTCCCGGACGGCCGTCGTTCCGCGACACGGTGACCGCGGGACTCGTGCAGAAGGCCCTCGAGCCGGTGCTGCGGGCCGTGCGCGACGAGGTCGCCTCGGCGCGGCGCGAGATCGGCGAGCGCGCGAGCGGTGCGAAGACCGGGCTGGTGCTCACCGGGGTGGCCGTCGGGTTCGCCGTGACCACCCTGGTCGCGCTGGCTGGCTTCGCGGTGGCGCTGCTCGCCCTGGCGCTGCAGCTGTGGGCGGCGACCGGGATCACGTTCGTCGTGTTCGCGATCGTGACCGCTGTCCTGTTCGTCGTCGGCCTGCGTGGGATCCGGCGGGGTGTGCCGCCGGTGCCGAAGGACACGATCCAGGCGGCGAAGCAGCGGGTGACGCACGCGACGGACGCCCGGACGGACGGCGTCGCGCGCGACTGA
- a CDS encoding MFS transporter, which translates to MTDTMRSPRTGSHPTTDGRRPNSTAIIVYLSLGGLSFAVLQSLVAPALSTIGQDLGASTSATSWVLTAYLLSASVLTPILGRLGDMIGKRKVLIVVLSILLVGAVLAALAPNLGVLIVGRALQGAAGAVMPLSIGIVRDELPKEKVSVTIGLLSAIFGIGAGVGIVAAGPIVEHLSWHWLFWLPAVLVVIALLGAVFGMPESPVRKPGRLDMAGTFVLAVSLVAILLAVSEGETWGWGDGKTIGLLVLGAVALVVFVLVELRVAEPLIDVRLFAVRGVWTAHVVALVFGFAMFGTFVLVPTLLQLPTALGYGVGKDVTQAGLFLLPTVVMMVVAGPIAGILVRKVGPKPPMLIGGFAIVAAFVLPAIAHAELWQVVASGVLTGIGIGMALAACSNAIIESVPANQTGEAISANTVVRTIGSSVGTAVIAALITSHSTPQGLPTDDAFTIGFWACTGVAVVAVLAALAAPSMRARRAAAAARGIDDLEEVTE; encoded by the coding sequence ATGACCGACACCATGCGGAGCCCACGGACCGGCTCGCACCCCACCACGGACGGACGCCGGCCGAACAGCACGGCGATCATCGTCTACCTGTCCCTCGGCGGCCTGTCCTTCGCCGTCCTGCAGTCGCTCGTCGCCCCGGCACTGTCGACCATCGGGCAGGACCTCGGCGCCTCCACCAGTGCGACGAGCTGGGTGCTCACCGCCTACCTGCTCTCCGCCTCGGTGCTCACGCCGATCCTCGGTCGCCTCGGCGACATGATCGGCAAGCGCAAGGTCCTGATCGTGGTGCTGTCGATCCTGCTCGTCGGCGCCGTGCTCGCCGCCCTCGCACCGAACCTCGGCGTCCTGATCGTCGGGCGCGCGCTGCAGGGTGCCGCCGGAGCCGTGATGCCGCTGTCGATCGGCATCGTGCGTGACGAGCTGCCGAAGGAGAAGGTCAGCGTCACGATCGGCCTGCTGTCCGCGATCTTCGGCATCGGTGCCGGTGTCGGCATCGTCGCCGCCGGACCCATCGTCGAGCACCTGTCCTGGCACTGGCTGTTCTGGCTCCCCGCCGTGCTCGTCGTCATCGCACTGCTCGGCGCCGTCTTCGGCATGCCGGAGTCCCCGGTGCGGAAGCCCGGCCGCCTGGACATGGCCGGCACGTTCGTCCTGGCGGTGTCGCTCGTCGCGATCCTGCTCGCCGTCAGCGAGGGCGAGACCTGGGGCTGGGGCGACGGCAAGACCATCGGCCTGCTGGTCCTCGGCGCCGTCGCACTGGTCGTGTTCGTCCTGGTCGAGCTCCGGGTCGCCGAGCCGCTCATCGACGTCCGGCTCTTCGCGGTCCGCGGGGTCTGGACCGCCCACGTCGTCGCACTCGTCTTCGGGTTCGCGATGTTCGGCACCTTCGTCCTCGTGCCGACGCTCCTGCAGCTCCCGACGGCGCTCGGCTACGGCGTCGGCAAGGACGTCACCCAGGCCGGTCTCTTCCTGCTGCCGACCGTCGTGATGATGGTCGTCGCCGGGCCCATCGCGGGCATCCTGGTGCGCAAGGTCGGCCCGAAGCCGCCGATGCTCATCGGCGGGTTCGCCATCGTCGCCGCGTTCGTGCTGCCGGCGATCGCACACGCCGAGCTGTGGCAGGTGGTGGCCTCCGGCGTCCTGACCGGCATCGGCATCGGCATGGCCCTCGCCGCCTGCTCGAACGCGATCATCGAGAGCGTCCCCGCGAACCAGACCGGTGAGGCCATCAGCGCCAACACGGTCGTCCGCACCATCGGCTCGAGCGTCGGCACCGCCGTCATCGCAGCGCTGATCACCTCGCACAGCACGCCGCAGGGACTGCCGACCGACGACGCGTTCACCATCGGGTTCTGGGCGTGCACCGGCGTGGCGGTCGTGGCCGTGCTCGCCGCGCTCGCCGCGCCGTCGATGCGCGCCCGCCGCGCAGCGGCCGCCGCCCGTGGGATCGACGACCTCGAGGAGGTCACCGAGTAG
- a CDS encoding TetR/AcrR family transcriptional regulator encodes MASARDRVLDSFVAIVCEEGERPATLDAVAARAGVSKGGLLYHFGSKAALVEGLCERLSDLSAIDVERMQEAEDGAARYFVRNCLFVGSELDLALLAASRLQQAGYEEAGRTLDDTENAWLATLVDALGDEPTAQAVKLLGDGLYHQASLGAASEVRPKRGSVDMETLLTVVDRLIATRPGA; translated from the coding sequence ATGGCCAGTGCCCGCGACCGTGTCCTCGACAGCTTCGTCGCCATCGTGTGCGAGGAAGGCGAGCGTCCCGCCACGCTCGACGCCGTCGCCGCGCGCGCCGGTGTCTCGAAGGGCGGGCTGCTCTACCACTTCGGCTCCAAGGCCGCCCTGGTCGAGGGGCTCTGCGAACGGCTGTCGGACCTGTCCGCGATCGACGTCGAGCGCATGCAGGAGGCCGAGGACGGCGCCGCGCGCTACTTCGTCCGCAACTGCCTGTTCGTCGGCAGCGAGCTGGACCTCGCCCTGCTCGCCGCGAGCCGCCTGCAGCAGGCCGGTTACGAAGAGGCCGGACGGACCCTCGACGACACCGAGAACGCCTGGCTCGCGACCCTCGTCGACGCCCTCGGCGACGAGCCGACCGCGCAGGCCGTCAAGCTCCTCGGCGACGGGCTGTACCACCAGGCCTCACTCGGTGCCGCGAGCGAGGTGCGACCGAAGCGGGGCAGCGTCGACATGGAGACCCTGCTCACCGTCGTCGACCGTCTGATCGCGACGCGACCGGGAGCGTGA
- a CDS encoding TetR/AcrR family transcriptional regulator, whose protein sequence is MSKDAAATRLLLVQAARRRFAFDGYRGTTVRDIAGDAGVNVALINRYFGSKEGLFRACLDRVVRDLGAEETSQQGLERALTGIITHIVRAPTDDDSLQLMLLLRSSGDDGADAIRRETLRRYAERLAGTVGGAGSEELLVRAEIALAVVLGMSMLRQSTAVEPLASADDAVVSAALEDALRALLAPPR, encoded by the coding sequence ATGAGCAAGGACGCCGCGGCCACCCGACTCCTGCTCGTGCAGGCCGCCCGGCGTCGGTTCGCCTTCGACGGGTACCGCGGGACGACGGTGCGCGACATCGCCGGGGACGCCGGGGTGAACGTGGCCCTCATCAACCGGTACTTCGGCTCGAAGGAGGGGCTCTTCCGCGCCTGCCTCGACCGGGTCGTCCGCGACCTGGGGGCAGAGGAGACGAGCCAGCAGGGACTCGAACGGGCGCTGACCGGGATCATCACGCACATCGTGCGCGCCCCGACCGACGATGACTCCCTGCAGCTCATGCTCCTGCTCCGGTCCTCCGGCGACGACGGTGCCGATGCCATCCGCCGGGAGACGCTGCGCCGGTACGCCGAACGGCTCGCGGGCACGGTCGGCGGCGCGGGGTCCGAGGAACTGCTCGTCCGTGCCGAGATCGCGCTGGCGGTGGTGCTCGGGATGTCGATGCTCCGTCAGTCCACCGCGGTGGAACCGCTGGCATCCGCCGACGACGCCGTCGTGTCGGCCGCGCTCGAGGACGCCCTCCGCGCCCTGCTCGCGCCGCCGCGGTAG
- a CDS encoding DUF5997 family protein, giving the protein MAQEQTMKPETAAKKLGILLTAAPESFQSAPLTRTAFDELRTEPPTWLEDLRRDGPHPRPVVAQKLGISISGLSRAGIDDALTTADIKTLLEQKPEWLVRERATQAAVHAENARVKQERAAKAAARAED; this is encoded by the coding sequence ATGGCGCAGGAACAGACCATGAAGCCCGAGACGGCTGCGAAGAAGCTCGGCATCTTGCTGACGGCCGCTCCGGAGTCCTTCCAGAGCGCTCCCCTCACGCGGACCGCCTTCGACGAGCTCCGGACCGAACCCCCGACCTGGCTCGAGGACCTCCGACGCGACGGCCCGCACCCGCGACCCGTCGTGGCGCAGAAGCTCGGGATCTCCATCTCCGGCCTGAGCCGTGCGGGGATCGACGACGCACTGACGACGGCGGACATCAAGACGCTGCTCGAGCAGAAGCCCGAGTGGCTCGTCCGCGAGCGTGCGACGCAGGCCGCCGTGCACGCCGAGAACGCCCGCGTGAAGCAGGAGCGCGCCGCCAAGGCCGCTGCCCGCGCCGAGGACTGA
- a CDS encoding LysR family transcriptional regulator substrate-binding protein translates to MTAALTIAFVPGVSPAKWARVWRERFPSVELRLRPIGADDVDDTLAGEADMVFARMPVSEQHNAIPLWTETAVVAMPKDSPLAELAEVDLADAEVHVIDAGPVPADIDGSLDLVEANVGVVVLPQSLFRAASRKDLVGRPLMNAEGTRIALVWRDEDTTETTEEFIGVVRGRTANSSRQPGGTDRDDDDGSRPARGGTKAGSAAKGASGGSGGSGGSGAPGSKGGSAGGKAKAKSPGSGKSGSGKKSNTGKGPTPGRGKMRGKPSRGSKGNR, encoded by the coding sequence ATGACCGCGGCTCTCACCATCGCCTTCGTGCCGGGGGTCTCCCCCGCAAAGTGGGCCCGTGTCTGGCGGGAACGCTTCCCCTCCGTCGAGCTCCGGCTGCGGCCGATCGGCGCCGACGACGTCGACGACACGCTGGCGGGCGAGGCCGACATGGTCTTCGCACGCATGCCCGTGTCCGAGCAGCACAACGCCATCCCGCTCTGGACCGAGACGGCCGTCGTCGCGATGCCCAAGGACTCCCCCCTCGCCGAACTCGCCGAGGTCGACCTCGCCGACGCCGAGGTCCACGTGATCGACGCCGGCCCGGTTCCGGCCGACATCGACGGATCGCTCGACCTGGTCGAGGCGAACGTCGGCGTCGTCGTGCTCCCCCAGTCGCTGTTCCGCGCCGCCAGCCGCAAGGATCTGGTGGGTCGTCCGCTCATGAACGCCGAGGGCACGCGCATCGCGCTGGTCTGGCGGGACGAGGACACCACCGAGACCACCGAGGAGTTCATCGGCGTGGTGCGCGGGCGGACCGCCAACAGTTCGCGCCAGCCGGGAGGCACGGATCGCGACGACGACGACGGCTCGCGTCCGGCTCGTGGCGGCACCAAGGCCGGGTCGGCTGCCAAGGGTGCGTCCGGTGGGTCGGGCGGGTCGGGCGGGTCGGGCGCGCCGGGCTCCAAGGGCGGCTCCGCCGGCGGCAAGGCCAAGGCCAAGTCGCCCGGCAGCGGGAAGTCCGGCAGCGGCAAGAAGTCGAACACCGGCAAGGGACCCACGCCCGGTCGCGGCAAGATGCGCGGCAAGCCGAGCCGGGGCTCCAAGGGCAACCGATGA
- a CDS encoding Lrp/AsnC family transcriptional regulator codes for MSDRPARRPDPAPRLDEVDERILWTLSADARIPNNRLAAAVGIAPSTCLARVRALEDAGVIRGYRAEVDVARLGFSIEAMVSVRVHAAARHELRDFAKRLLRVPVVQDVSFLAGDKDFLVHIACESTEQLRDFVADELSGDPSVATTQTNIVFERLVADRATQGRSFDELRRWRA; via the coding sequence GTGTCCGACCGTCCCGCACGTCGCCCCGACCCCGCTCCGCGCCTCGACGAGGTCGACGAGCGCATCCTCTGGACCCTGTCGGCCGACGCCCGGATCCCGAACAACCGGCTCGCCGCCGCCGTCGGCATCGCGCCGTCGACCTGCCTGGCACGGGTCCGCGCGCTCGAGGACGCCGGGGTGATCCGCGGCTACCGGGCCGAGGTGGACGTCGCCCGGCTCGGGTTCTCGATCGAGGCGATGGTGTCCGTCCGGGTGCACGCCGCGGCCCGCCACGAACTGCGGGACTTCGCCAAGCGCCTGCTGCGGGTGCCCGTCGTGCAGGACGTGTCGTTCCTGGCGGGGGACAAGGACTTCCTCGTGCACATCGCGTGCGAGTCGACCGAGCAGCTCCGCGACTTCGTCGCCGACGAACTGAGCGGCGACCCCTCGGTGGCGACGACGCAGACGAACATCGTGTTCGAACGCCTCGTCGCCGACCGGGCCACCCAGGGCCGCTCGTTCGACGAACTGCGGCGCTGGCGGGCGTGA
- a CDS encoding aldo/keto reductase, with protein sequence MSAQTANTATTPTSTTTDRPGWAVLGPGSIARRFLSQLPASGGVLVAAGSSSAERAQGFADEAAGFGFADVTAGTYDEVLADPRVDAVYVSTVHTGHARLVLAALEAGKAVLCEKPLAVNHGTAMALTDAARQAGLPLVEAFMYRFHPQTAALLELIRDGVIGDVTHVDASFAFRTGERTGRLFDVDTAGGGILDVGGYPVTMAAAIVQAATGVAVAEPVDLTATGTLGPTGVDEWTVAQLTYKGGTTATVRTGVFVQDDNAVSVYGSRGRIVLTDPWTLGDDPTIEIHTVDEPPRSLSFAGEHPYAREADATTDALRAGGVEAAQMTIDETLATARTLDRWRAAIGLRYPFEAETADIPTVSGRPLTVQDGNPMRYGEVPGVGKRMSRLVMGVDNQPDLAHASAIFDLFVEQGGNVFDTGYIYGGGVLEGRLGRWIQNRGIREDVVVITKGAHTPHCDPESITRQLLESLERQGTDYADVYMMHRDNPDIPVGEFVDVLDEHRRAGRIRVYGGSNWTPARFDEANAYARANGKHEFEVLSNHFGLAEAYDVPWDGCEHATDAASKAWLEERQVPLLPWSSQARGFFTGRATPEDTSDAELVRCYYSDDNFERLRRARELGEQFGVPATAIALAYVLNQPFPTFPLFGPRTIAEARSSMTGLSVDLSPEQVAWLDLRA encoded by the coding sequence ATGTCAGCGCAGACGGCGAACACCGCCACCACCCCGACCTCGACCACCACCGACCGCCCCGGGTGGGCCGTCCTCGGCCCCGGCAGCATCGCCCGACGCTTCCTCTCGCAGCTGCCCGCCAGCGGGGGTGTCCTGGTCGCGGCCGGCAGTTCGTCCGCCGAGCGGGCGCAGGGCTTCGCCGACGAGGCCGCCGGGTTCGGGTTCGCGGACGTGACCGCCGGGACCTACGACGAGGTCCTCGCCGACCCGCGGGTGGACGCCGTCTACGTGTCGACCGTGCACACCGGGCACGCCCGACTCGTGCTCGCCGCACTCGAGGCCGGCAAGGCGGTCCTCTGCGAGAAGCCCCTCGCCGTGAACCACGGCACCGCGATGGCGCTCACCGACGCCGCACGCCAGGCCGGCCTGCCGCTCGTCGAGGCGTTCATGTACCGCTTCCACCCGCAGACCGCGGCGCTGCTCGAGCTGATCCGCGACGGCGTGATCGGCGACGTGACCCACGTCGACGCCTCGTTCGCCTTCCGGACGGGCGAGCGCACCGGTCGCCTGTTCGACGTCGACACCGCCGGCGGCGGGATCCTCGACGTCGGCGGGTACCCGGTGACGATGGCCGCGGCGATCGTGCAGGCCGCCACCGGGGTCGCCGTCGCCGAGCCGGTGGACCTCACCGCCACGGGCACGCTCGGGCCGACCGGGGTCGACGAGTGGACGGTCGCGCAGCTCACCTACAAGGGCGGGACCACGGCGACGGTCCGGACCGGCGTCTTCGTGCAGGACGACAACGCCGTGTCGGTGTACGGCTCGCGCGGTCGCATCGTGCTCACCGACCCGTGGACCCTCGGCGACGACCCCACCATCGAGATCCACACCGTCGACGAACCCCCTCGCTCGCTGTCGTTCGCGGGTGAGCACCCCTACGCCCGAGAAGCCGACGCCACCACCGACGCCCTGCGTGCCGGCGGGGTCGAAGCGGCGCAGATGACCATCGACGAGACCCTCGCCACGGCCCGCACGCTCGACAGGTGGCGCGCGGCGATCGGCCTGCGTTACCCCTTCGAAGCCGAGACCGCCGACATCCCGACGGTGTCCGGCCGACCGCTCACCGTGCAGGACGGCAACCCGATGCGCTACGGCGAGGTGCCGGGCGTCGGCAAGCGGATGTCCCGCCTGGTGATGGGTGTCGACAACCAGCCCGACCTGGCACACGCCAGCGCGATCTTCGACCTGTTCGTCGAGCAGGGCGGCAACGTGTTCGACACCGGGTACATCTACGGCGGCGGGGTGCTCGAGGGCAGGCTCGGCAGGTGGATCCAGAACCGGGGGATCCGCGAGGACGTGGTCGTCATCACGAAGGGCGCCCACACCCCGCACTGTGACCCGGAGTCGATCACCCGGCAGCTGCTCGAGAGCCTCGAGCGCCAGGGAACCGACTACGCGGACGTCTACATGATGCACCGCGACAACCCCGACATCCCGGTGGGGGAGTTCGTCGACGTGCTCGACGAGCACCGCCGAGCCGGGCGCATCCGGGTGTACGGCGGCTCGAACTGGACGCCCGCACGGTTCGACGAGGCGAACGCCTACGCACGGGCCAACGGCAAGCACGAGTTCGAGGTGCTCAGCAACCACTTCGGTCTCGCCGAGGCGTACGACGTGCCGTGGGACGGCTGCGAACACGCGACCGATGCGGCATCGAAGGCCTGGCTCGAGGAACGCCAGGTCCCGCTGCTGCCGTGGTCGTCGCAGGCCCGCGGGTTCTTCACCGGCCGCGCGACGCCCGAGGACACCAGCGACGCCGAACTCGTCCGCTGCTACTACTCGGACGACAACTTCGAGCGGCTCCGGCGTGCGCGCGAACTCGGCGAGCAGTTCGGTGTCCCCGCGACGGCGATCGCGCTGGCGTACGTGCTCAACCAGCCGTTCCCGACGTTCCCGCTCTTCGGACCCCGTACGATCGCGGAGGCCCGGTCGTCCATGACCGGCCTCTCCGTCGACCTCTCCCCGGAACAGGTGGCATGGCTGGACCTCCGCGCCTGA
- the ribB gene encoding 3,4-dihydroxy-2-butanone-4-phosphate synthase: protein MVAEVGAAPQALGLSSIETAIASIAAGRPVIVVDDEDRENEGDVILSAELASPEWIAWTVAHSSGFICAPVSTEIADALDLPPMVAHNEDVRGTAYTVTVDAAVGVTTGISAHDRARTLRVLADPTSVRDDLHRPGHVVPLRARPGGVRERAGHTEAAIELVTAAGLRPAAAICEIVDEDGSMMRLPALVGLGAREGVPVITIAALAEWLDAADRAAAATAAPTEGTTR from the coding sequence ATGGTCGCCGAGGTCGGTGCCGCCCCGCAGGCACTCGGGTTGTCGAGCATCGAGACCGCGATCGCGTCGATCGCGGCCGGTCGCCCGGTGATCGTCGTCGACGACGAGGACCGCGAGAACGAGGGCGACGTCATCCTGTCCGCCGAGCTCGCCTCGCCGGAGTGGATCGCGTGGACCGTGGCGCACTCGTCCGGGTTCATCTGCGCGCCGGTCAGCACCGAGATCGCCGACGCCCTCGACCTGCCGCCGATGGTGGCGCACAACGAGGACGTCCGCGGTACGGCCTACACGGTCACCGTCGACGCCGCCGTCGGCGTGACCACGGGCATCAGCGCCCACGACCGCGCCCGCACCCTGCGGGTCCTCGCCGACCCGACCTCGGTGCGCGACGACCTGCACCGCCCCGGACATGTGGTGCCCCTGCGTGCACGACCGGGTGGGGTCCGCGAGCGCGCCGGGCACACCGAAGCAGCGATCGAGCTCGTCACCGCGGCCGGACTCCGGCCCGCTGCGGCGATCTGCGAGATCGTCGACGAGGACGGCAGCATGATGCGGCTGCCGGCACTCGTCGGACTCGGGGCACGCGAGGGCGTGCCCGTCATCACCATCGCCGCGCTCGCCGAGTGGCTGGACGCGGCAGACCGGGCGGCGGCAGCGACCGCAGCGCCCACGGAAGGAACGACACGATGA